A DNA window from Impatiens glandulifera chromosome 7, dImpGla2.1, whole genome shotgun sequence contains the following coding sequences:
- the LOC124910702 gene encoding transcription factor bHLH30-like, whose protein sequence is MICGKEENQGSDLQSLHDHLLFHQMQQQNMINFPSEIFPPWSLPPVRDHDPFLLPPPYGQANLFNRKMQFGYDYSPSQSDHHLRMISESLGHVVQGGGGGGSVPFGLGAELGKMTAQEIMDAKALAASKSHSEAERRRRERINNHLAKLRSLLPSTTKTDKASLLAEVIQHVKELKRQTSLIAETSPVPTELDELTIDTADEDGRFVIRASLCCEDRSDLLPDLIKTLKSLRLRTLKADITTLGGRVRNVLFITGEEDHDQDLSSLDCYNDQYSISSIQEALKAVMEKANGGGGEHHQQHDTSSSGSVKRQRTNNVNNVNIL, encoded by the exons ATGATCTGCGGAAAAGAAGAAAACCAAGGAAGTGATTTACAATCACTCCACGACCATCTTCTCTTTCACCAGATGCAACAACAAAACATGATCAATTTCCCATCAGAAATCTTTCCTCCATGGTCTCTTCCTCCTGTCCGTGACCATGATCCTTTCCTTCTCCCTCCACCATACGGACAAGCAAATCTATTCAACCGCAAGATGCAGTTCGGTTATGACTACTCCCCTTCTCAGTCCGACCATCATCTCAGAATGATTTCCGAGTCATTAGGGCATGTTGTTcagggcggcggcggcggcggatcTGTCCCGTTTGGATTGGGAGCCGAGCTGGGGAAGATGACAGCTCAAGAGATAATGGATGCTAAAGCTTTGGCGGCTTCTAAGAGCCACAGTGAAGCCGAGAGAAGGCGTCGAGAAAGAATCAACAATCATCTTGCTAAACTTAGGAGCTTACTTCCTAGCACTACTAAA ACAGATAAAGCTTCCTTGCTAGCTGAAGTGATACAACATGTTAAAGAGCTTAAACGCCAAACATCCCTTATCGCAGAGACAAGCCCGGTCCCTACCGAGCTAGATGAGCTTACAATCGATACTGCGGACGAGGATGGTCGTTTCGTGATTAGGGCATCGTTGTGTTGTGAAGACAGGTCGGACCTATTGCCTGACCTAATCAAAACCCTAAAATCACTCAGGCTAAGAACATTGAAGGCCGATATCACAACTCTAGGGGGGCGTGTTCGGAATGTATTGTTCATCACGGGCGAAGAGGATCATGATCAGGATTTGTCGTCTCTGGATTGTTATAACGATCAATATTCGATAAGTTCAATTCAAGAGGCACTCAAAGCAGTTATGGAGAAGGCtaatggtggtggtggtgaacATCATCAGCAGCATGATACTTCATCGTCTGGAAGTGTGAAGAGGCAAAGAACCAACAACGTTAACAATGTGAATATCCTTTGA